In Leopardus geoffroyi isolate Oge1 chromosome D1, O.geoffroyi_Oge1_pat1.0, whole genome shotgun sequence, a single window of DNA contains:
- the LOC123602562 gene encoding olfactory receptor 10A5-like yields the protein MAEGNRTKVGEFILMSFSSLPTEIQSLLFLTFLIIYLVTLLGNSLIILVTLTDPMLHSPMYFFLRNLSFLEIGFNLVIVPKMLGTLLAQDTTISFLGCAMQMYFFFFFGVAECVLLATMAYDRYVAICNPLHYPVIMNQRTRAKLAVASWFPGFPVATVQTTWLFSFPFCGTNKVNHFFCDSPPVLRLVCADTAMFEIYAIVGTVLVVMIPCLLILCSYIRIAAAILKIPSAKGKHKAFSTCSSHLLVVSLFYVSSSLTYFRPKSNNSPESKKLLSLSYTVVTPMLNPIIYSLRNNEVKNALGRTFHKAFGLRICIP from the coding sequence ATGGCTGAAGGAAACCGGACAAAAGTTGGGGAGTTTATCCTCATGAGCTTCTCTTCCCTACCTACTGAAATACAGTCACTACTCTTCCTGACATTTCTAATCATCTACCTGGTCACACTATTGGGAAACAGCCTCATCATTCTTGTTACCTTGACTGACCCCATGCTGCACagccccatgtacttcttcctcaggAACTTGTCCTTCTTGGAGATTGGCTTCAACCTAGTCATCGTGCCCAAGATGCTGGGGACCCTGCTTGCCCAGGACACAACCATCTCCTTCCTTGGCTGTGCCATGCAgatgtatttcttcttcttctttggagTCGCTGAATGCGTCCTCCTGGCCACCATGGCATATGACCGCTATGTAGCCATCTGCAATCCCTTGCACTACCCAGTCATCATGAACCAGAGGACACGTGCCAAATTGGCTGTTGCCTCCTGGTTTCCAGGCTTTCCCGTAGCTACTGTGCAGACCACTTGGCTCTTCAGCTTTCCATTCTGTGGCACCAACAAGGTGAACCACTTCTTCTGTGACAGCCCACCTGTGCTGAGACTGGTGTGTGCAGACACAGCAATGTTTGAGATCTATGCGATTGTTGGAACTGTGCTGGTCGTCATGATACCCTGCTTGCTGATCCTGTGTTCCTACATTCGCATTGCTGCTGCCATCCTTAAGATTCCATCAGCTAAAGGGAAGCATAAAGCCTTCTCtacctgctcctcccacctccttGTTGTCTCCCTATTCTATGTATCTTCAAGCCTCACCTACTTCCGGCCTAAATCCAATAATTCTCCTGAGAGCAAAAAGCTGCTGTCATTGTCCTACACTGTTGTGACTCCCATGTTGAACCCCATCATCTATAGCCTGAGAAATAATGAGGTGAAGAATGCCCTTGGCCGGACCTTCCACAAGGCTTTCGGCCTTAGAATTTGCATCCCATAG